One part of the Pandoraea faecigallinarum genome encodes these proteins:
- a CDS encoding aromatic ring-hydroxylating oxygenase subunit alpha translates to MTTQQPILTADAILERGLKNLWYPICPSHMVGREPVSLRRLGKKLVFWRDHDNQVHALDDHCPHRGAPLSKGIVMGDRIACGYHGVQVRCDGTVTRVPGSPGCKLEGSRPTQAYHIVERNDAIWLYNATGNIDTPPPLVLPDELDADGEFSSFLCYTEWKGDYRYVLDNVMDPMHGTYLHKQSHSMAEGDNTAAFRIRDTDRGFIFEKEGQRDVNFDWTEWADTGTHWMRLEIPYPKTGGPGGNFVIVGSYTPISPTLAAVFHWRCRKLDGWQRDTWRFLYRNRLEARHWAVLEQDRVMLEDMEADANQNEHLYQHDMGIVRLRRHLKNLAKAELERMQQGKA, encoded by the coding sequence ATGACTACCCAACAGCCTATCCTCACCGCCGATGCCATCCTCGAGCGCGGCCTGAAGAATCTCTGGTATCCGATTTGCCCGTCGCACATGGTTGGCCGCGAGCCGGTCTCACTGCGCCGTTTGGGCAAGAAACTGGTGTTCTGGCGCGATCACGACAACCAGGTGCATGCACTCGACGATCATTGCCCGCACCGCGGCGCACCGCTCTCGAAAGGTATCGTGATGGGCGATCGCATCGCCTGCGGTTATCACGGCGTGCAGGTGCGCTGCGACGGCACGGTGACGCGCGTGCCGGGCAGTCCGGGTTGCAAGCTCGAAGGCTCGCGTCCGACGCAGGCGTATCACATCGTCGAGCGCAACGACGCGATCTGGCTGTACAACGCCACCGGGAATATCGACACGCCGCCGCCGCTCGTGCTGCCGGACGAGCTCGACGCCGACGGCGAATTCTCGTCGTTCCTGTGCTACACGGAGTGGAAGGGCGACTACCGTTACGTACTCGACAACGTGATGGATCCGATGCACGGCACGTACCTGCACAAGCAATCGCACTCGATGGCCGAGGGCGACAACACGGCCGCGTTCCGGATTCGCGACACCGACCGTGGCTTCATCTTCGAGAAGGAAGGCCAGCGCGATGTGAACTTCGACTGGACAGAGTGGGCCGACACCGGCACGCACTGGATGCGTCTGGAGATTCCGTACCCGAAGACGGGCGGCCCCGGCGGCAACTTCGTGATCGTGGGGAGCTACACGCCGATCTCGCCCACGCTCGCCGCCGTGTTCCACTGGCGTTGCCGCAAGCTCGACGGCTGGCAGCGCGACACGTGGCGCTTCCTGTATCGCAACCGTCTCGAAGCACGCCACTGGGCCGTGTTGGAACAGGACCGCGTGATGCTCGAAGACATGGAAGCCGATGCCAACCAGAACGAGCATCTGTATCAGCACGATATGGGCATTGTGCGTCTGCGCCGCCATTTGAAGAATCTGGCAAAGGCGGAACTCGAACGCATGCAGCAGGGCAAGGCGTAA